The genomic window acgttgtccatgagctacgccAATTCCATTTTCCTACATTCTAGTACGTTCTTCAGAGTTTTCGGGAAATGGAAATCTGAATAACTGTAAGTTTCCATGAGCTTTGTATTTTAGAGCCGTCCTGCTTTTATATCCAAGGACAAAACATCCACCcatatgtttaaaatgaattaaaattgaactataaaaaatgaaatctagAATGCAAAATGAAGAGTTCTAGACAGAAAACATGAaatgaattttcaatatttcGTTATTTTAATTCTCCTTACTCCGAAATCCTTTCTTCAAGAactaatttctttcaaaaaatgggatattcgtagtataatataaatgaatagaaGTATATAATAAGTTGGTaggttacaaaaaattaaaagtaactgggttcttattatgtatattgattgtataattttcttcataccaatatttaatttatgacgtcagaaGATTGATTAAATAGTGACATCCAATAGGGATAAGAGGCAACGAGTCTCATACTGAATTATTATCAAGTTAGCAGGCGGGTTTCACTACTTTCTTTTAACACTTTTGTGTTGGTATGCTCTCCCACGCAACCACTCCATACGTACTTACGAACACGCTGAAGAAGGATGTGTGGGAGACGAAGAGGAagtatggaagaaaaaaaagggaatccTCTTCGTACGATCAAAAAGTCAGAAAAAGTTAatgtatatcaataatatactGATATCCCAGATTAGTGggttttttaattgtttcataactttaaatgttaattagattgtaataaaaaagaaaaaatatggagTTCAATGTAATTATCTTGCTAACAGAACCGAATATGTTGCTTGAATAAGCCTCTATTGAGGTATGTATATATTCtagcaaatatttaaatgaaagtcGGGAAATCCAATTTTCTCAAgcatatttacattcatattgCTTTAACAGTTTGTGATACAGacgaataataatgataaaactcATAAtatacaaggttaatagaaacacATGGTTATACTATATTGCGTCTGCGACTGATGTTTTGACttccacaatatatatttaatattgacgtcataaaatatgattggttgtgtgttttggCAAAATCCGTCTGTTATGCCCAGAAGTCAGtacgatatatcaaattaaactaTTAACAAAGTAAAAAGTCACCTCTTTTAAGTTCAAAATACGTAAAGTCGtctgttttaattaatacaagggtcaattttcatcaaaaagaaaaaaaaaagagagactCCTTGACGAATCTGTAGAATTGAATATAACAATAGATTGTATTACTTCGTTAACCTTGTCGTTAAACAACAATTTATTGTGATAAAGTggaacataattacatataatgatcatgaataattatttctaaacattcttcaatgtcagtcattctaatttttaacatattgaaGTAAGTATTGTAAGTGTAAAAGTgctattagaaaattaaaataccaaatatatacaaagatttCTTAAAGCAAACCATTTTTAGAACTAAATGTAGTTCAAAACTTTCATAGTATATATGTACTGTTATTTAatgatttgattaaattcaattatcttAGAtctaatactttattaaaataaaaatgacaaaaaaaattaagaatctgaatttaaaaaagccattttttaacaattggACCATGTGATGAATATTGCCAAATTAATTATGCTGGGTTCTGCATTTTACTTTTCGATGTTTTGAAGGAACTAACTCTAACTATGAATTGAGATctgtgtatttaaatttaaagctCCAGACTACATATCTTCTCAACTATGAAAATGCTTGGCATAACAAAAAAGCTATCATGccgtattttatttatatatatatacgagtagaGAAGGAATACACTTTTCCTATAGTAACGTTGCCAAAAACTTTTAGGTCTTGATATATTATTCAACTCTTCagctacattattattattattagtttttcttttggaaactACTTCCTTAATTTTCAATGGTATTTAGAATTCTTATACACTGTTCAAGCTTTGATTTCGTCAAAATGTCAGAAAGAGATTTACAAAAAGCTACTATGTTTCCTATTTGACAAAGACTTTCAATTTTCTCAGATATGTTTAATTTGTCTTCAATCATAGTTGtaccataattatataatgtaaattttaaactctcaaatatttgaagagattgttccattaataaaaacaaaaaagcagACTAACTCCATTTGCTATAAGATGACTATCAGATGGCAAACAACTAAAttcgattttgttttttataaacatcattagattccttttctactacgaacattatattattgatatatacataacCGGATTGAAAATTTgcgtatgctcataaaagacggaggaaagtaaccctgaggattttttttattattttcatattataaatgtgagtccttgttggactcagagtaaaattgatgatcgacgtcggagtaattctttGGTCAATGCCAttgttatttcctttttccccctcctccctcgtTACAGCtggttgtagctgatctaatgaaacgtcatagtagctaagctgctcttctccaaaacattctttaaactgtcagggttaccatgtttttttttctttctttttttagcatgcccaaaACGCTCCCGATTAGCATCATTGACGATAGTACTCTATGCTAGGAGATACgtagaatttttcaaaataaggaagaataattaataatagcaaATAAAGTAATACTCGTCATATCCGgccaaaataactttttcttacgaagaatattttgatttatagttTATTGATTATAGACTGAATAGTCATTTTATCAGTCACCCAACAATACACGTTATATTTGTTAATGATCACATCAATCAATTGtaaatttatcttataataaatatgtacataattaattaatgatcagTTCTCTTAACCAACTCTAGACTCCGAAAATCAATTATTCTAGAAGTGAATACGGAATAGAAAGCAAAAGTAAGATTTGAAAAAGGATATGACAACTTAAACAAACATACATTAAATGAAATGTCTGGCCAGTCTtctttttaagaatgaaaagAACTCTCCCTTGTTCCATTGCTTCAGTCCCcatgatataatatgtatatatattcaacgaattagtaattatttaaaaattataataacatagtCAATACTTGAATGGTATCCTAATAATATACACTTCATTAACTAGTGTAATAAGCAATTAAGTGTATTGCGATTCCTCTTCTTCATTTAGATCACTTTTATCTGACTCCTCTTCAATTATCGAAGGAGGAGGGAAAATTGTTAGAGGCTCGGTTTGTATCGTATGACATGTGATGCAATACGAAGGTGGCACATCtatgtataattatgatatgagtaaataaaatagcaattataatatatataaagataatgaGACAAATACCATTGGCTTCATTAATAGATGTAATGGAATTGGAAGGAGAAATGGAGGAAGGGTTTCCATTCGAGGAGTATATATATGGCAAAACCATTTTATATGGAGGAGGAATGAGTATGGATTCCCCGGAGTCAATGAATATGGAATAGGAAGGAGGTGGTGTAACGTTTCCAACCGTGGTATTGTTATTCATTCCTCGATTTCGAATGACTGGAGTG from Lepeophtheirus salmonis chromosome 1, UVic_Lsal_1.4, whole genome shotgun sequence includes these protein-coding regions:
- the LOC121128338 gene encoding uncharacterized protein isoform X2; translation: MDMSNNRLYLRNYSIYQNDRILFNDTTTLEDISSANRPIFIGSFNQPFLNSLVPFLVTFYLFVIFTCLNTIYRYIVTDQDNHSNSNTPVIRNRGMNNNTTVGNVTPPPSYSIFIDSGESILIPPPYKMVLPYIYSSNGNPSSISPSNSITSINEANDVPPSYCITCHTIQTEPLTIFPPPSIIEEESDKSDLNEEEESQYT
- the LOC121128338 gene encoding uncharacterized protein isoform X1, translated to MQLIVLTDNRLYLRNYSIYQNDRILFNDTTTLEDISSANRPIFIGSFNQPFLNSLVPFLVTFYLFVIFTCLNTIYRYIVTDQDNHSNSNTPVIRNRGMNNNTTVGNVTPPPSYSIFIDSGESILIPPPYKMVLPYIYSSNGNPSSISPSNSITSINEANDVPPSYCITCHTIQTEPLTIFPPPSIIEEESDKSDLNEEEESQYT